The genomic segment TCTGTATGAACTGCGTCGTCAATGCTGCCCCGGCCCGCCCGATCTCGCATTTTGTCCTGATAGTTGACCGCCGCAAAAGCTTCCCATTGCGCAGCTTGAGCACCTACCTGCAGTCGTCCTACGTTTTCGGGCAGATAAGGCAGTTCGTCACCTTGTCTGACATTACCCCATTGGGAAAAACTGGATTCGAAGGAATTCTGAAAGGAGGATTCCGTGTAGGTATAGGTGAGATTGACAGGGAACTGAATTGCGCCTCCTGCGTTCGCAACGTATTGTCCATAAACCTCAACGCCGGCAACTTGTACCTCGCCACCGTTAAATTCCTCACCCACCTCGCAGCCACTTTCACTGGCCCGACAACGACCGATCAGGTTTTTGTAGTCACTGAAAAAACCAATCACCTCGACATTAATTTCCTCCTTGTTGAAGCGGAGACCGTATTCGTAGTTGATGGCCTCCTCGGGATCGACGTTACTATCGGCGGATGCTCCGGCCGGAGAGTAACCCTTGTTTACGCCCACGAGGAAGCCGAGGTGGTCGGTGTACTGCCAAAACGCACCAGCTCCGGGGGCAAAGTAATCTTGAGACTTGCTGGATTTACTCCCTGCAAGATCATCCTTGAAATCGCTGTCTATGAATTCGTACCGCAGCCCGGCGTTAAACTTCCAGTTCTTCCAGCTGACCGTATCGTGGATATACGTGGCTACAGCGTCGGTCTCGGCCTTGTTGAGAACCTTATTGCCGCGGTCGATTCCATCGCTAACTAATTCGACATCTTGCATTAAATAGCTGCGAGTAAAGTGGTCCCTGTTAATGGAGTCACGATGCAACCGCAAGCCCGCTTCCAGTTGGTGTTGTATCGCTCCCTGATCTATCAAGGAGTCAACAGAAAACTGAATACCCTCCGAGTCATAGTCCCGGTCATTATCGGTGACATCGAGAGTCTCGCTATCAGATGTATTAGAGTCGATCTCTCCCCGGATAATGCCTAATTGACGGGGGAACAACTGCGGCTGGGTGAGTATGTTTGATAACCCTGCACCAGCGATAAAACCATTCAATTTATTCCAGGAGCGCTCGTAGTGATTCCAGTAAATCTGAGTGCCTACCGTCAGTGCCTCCGACAAATAGAGCGTATGGTCAAAGTGTGCCTGAATATGCTCAGAGTCGAAATTGTCCAGCTGACTGGACGCATATCGCCGCAACGGATCTCTATCGAAGTCTTCATCAGTGAGGCCTAGGTAGGTCTCATCGGAATTTTCATCAGCGTAACCCAGTTTGAGTGTAAACCGCTGGTCAAACCCCAGCAGGTCCTGGGGAGCCCATTGCAGCTTCGCGTTGATGTCGTTGCGGGTAAAACCGGTATCACCGCCACCATCCAGATCCTTGAAACCGTCACTTCCGTAACGTAGTCCCTCGACCCAGTAACCGAAGTCACCGAGCCTGTCCCCAAAGAATGCATGATATTTCTCATAGCCGTCCGTGCCCACACCGAGATCGACAAAGCCAGTCCGCTCCTCTGGCACCGGTGGTGTCACCAGGTTGATGGCACCACCCACGTTATTTGGGCCAATCTTGATCGTTGCCGGACCCTTGACCACCTCGACTGCACGCATACGGCTGATGTTGGGTATGTAGTAGGCGGCGGGGGCAGAATAAGGCGCGGGGGTAATCAATACGCCGTCCTCCAGTAGCGTGATTTTCTGGCTGCGCTCACTGGTGACGCCACGCAAGCCAATGTTAGGGCGTAAACCGAAGCCATCCTCCTGACGGATATAAACCCCCGGTAGCGTTGAAAGCACCTTGTTGAGATCGGGGTAGTCGAATTCTTCTAGTTGGGCCTCGTCCAGTAGGTACGCGGACCCGGAAAGGGTGCGGATCGCGTCTTTACCGCCAGTGACCAACACCTCTTCCATAGGGGGAGAGGTGCTGTTTGCCGGGTTATCGGCTGCGGTGCTTGTCATACTGAGCAGGCTCAAAAGCCCACACACGGCAGGGTTTGCTAATTGTCTTTTCACGAGAAAATATCCCTTTAATCGTTATCGGTCTGTGCCCGGTCTGGCAGGTCAACATTGATCGCTGCAACAAAGCCCACCTTGAGGTCGTCAGTCAGCGCCTTTATGTGGCCTAAAAGGTTGCAGGCTGGAAATTCACCGACGAAGTCCGGGTTAGCAAACGCGTTGATACACTCTGTCTCCTGCGCTGAGGTATCCAATGCGGCTGCCTGGGTGACCAGCGAATCGTTGCTGTTATCGATGACGGCGACTGCGATTGCCGTATGGTCTGTGAATCGGCGGTTTAATTCAGGCATGCCCGCCGCGTCAATCAGATCGTCAAAACCAAGTCCGTCGGCACCAGTCATCAAAGTGCCGAATGCCAACAGGTTGGCTCGAATGCCCGCTAAAGAGTATTCCCGATAAGGCGACTCCACTGCATCAGGACACGAAATGCCAGGACAGCCATCGTTGATGCCTATGGGTACGCCAAGTTTCCGATCCTTTACGTCCAGATCAAGATAAAAGAGTGCGTCTGATAGCGCGGTCAGGCTATCACTTACGTTAGCCGGATCAACAAAACGGCTTCTGTAATCGCCGCTGGTGCTTGACCAGGCGTCATGAAGTGTCTCTGCGGCGTCGGCAATATCCTGTGCAATAGTGATCGCATAGTCGCAACGCAAACGTTTCTTTTCATCATCTGGCCGGGCATCCCAATCAGCTGTTTCAGCAATCTGGCTGGGGCAGTGATGATTGAGATCCTCGCTGAACAGCAGGTATTCAACAGCGCCAATACCCCGTTGCACGACGGTTTTGCTGCTAATACTGAACGATGAATCCTCGCTTGCCTGAACGAGCGCTTGGTCCACACCGCACAAACTGAGCTCGCCTGCCGCGCTTGAATTGAGTCGGTAGGTCAGTGAGCTGTTATTGTCCAGTGCCGGGCCAAAGAGGTGCATCTCTGTTGCTTGAACAGCATCCATAAGATTCTCCCATTGTGACCCCGCAGACTCCCGCGCAGCAGATTCCTCTGTGCTTGCGATACTTTCGCAGTAGCTCGCTATCGATCCGGATGAAGTGCCTAGCGGAGCGGCAAGTTCTGCGACGGCAGCATAATTTGGAAGAATAATATTGTCTGCGTAATTGACAAACATCGAAGTGAAATCGAAGTTATCTCCAGTTGCAGGTTGGCTATCCGACCCGCCGGTTCCGCTATCTACGCAGGCAGCGAGAGTAAGCGACAAGGCCAGTGGGATCACCGGTAGTCTCAGGTATTCAGGCATATCTCGTTTTTCACCTCTAGTAATGCAAAAAAGGCGCTGATGCGCCTTGCTGTTCGCTCTCTGTAAACTGTAATTACCAAACAAGAGCCGCCCTGTTTGAGCGGCCCTTGGAAAGTCAGTTACCAGTTAGCGACATTCTCACTGTCGAATGCATATGCTCTCTCGAGAATATCTCTGGCGGCGAGAAGGTCTGCTCGATAGGCGTCCTTCGCTTCGGAGGCTGACAAGGCGCCGCCGAAGAGGCTGCCGTTTTGTGTGCCATCGGCAAGCACGGGGGCTTCGCCCATTAAGCTCAGTACTTCCTTAAGGTCGTTCACGTTCGCGCCAACATCGGTGCCGTTTACCGCACCGGTGCGGAACGGCGAATAGGGGCTAAACTGTAAGCCCAGAGCAAATCCTTTCATTTCCGCCCAGTGCTTGGCCAGAGTGAGAAAATTGTCGAGATCGGAAAAATCCTCATTCACGAAATTGTCCATATCGCCCAATGTGTCATTGATGTAGTGCACGACGGTCGCAGCGATACACTTTTCCCAGGTCTGCGCCGCGATAACGATTTGTGCGTTCAAAGCTGCGGAAGCCTCGGCGCTGAGGCTGCCGGGAGATGACTCGGTAGCGCCGTTAGCGGCGTTTTGCAGGATTTCGCGGCCCAGGACGAACGCATTGAACACCTCTGTTGTATAGTCGGTGGGGTTACTATTTTCTGCTGTCCCCAAGTCGCGTTTCGCGCAGTTGGTTGAATTAGCGAAGTTGAATTCGCTGCGCAGGTCGATGGCCCCATCAGACACAACGCTGTCTTGATAGGCGGGGTCTTTGATAACAGCATCGCCCTGCTCGGTATAGTTTCGTGCAGCACCGAAGTAACCGAAGGCCTCGTCAAAGTCGTGAGCGCCCTCCGTGTAGCTCTTACCCTCTGCAAGGGTCAAGTTAGCGTCGGAGCCATAATCAATGCTCATATAGTCAGCGGTACCCTGCGAAAAAGTGAGTGCACCCAGGGTAAACTTCTGGATAAGCTGACGGAGGTCTAGCCCCTCTTCCGTGACGGTGGGCGTGCCAATATTGGCGGTGCCACCGGCAATCGCGATGGAATCAGTGGTGTCAGCCGTTTCCTCCGCTAAGATTCGTAAATATTCGTTCAACAGGTCTGCGGGCGTGGAAAAGCCTGTCCAGCCGAAAAACTCTCCCCCGAGTATGTGGTCTTCCTTATCGTTACCCGCAAACTTGCTAATGATGTCTTTTCCACTGGAGATCGCGCCGGGCACAATAGTCTCGCTAGGGGCATCGTCATCATTAACAATGATCGACTCACCGCCGGATAAAGCGAAATTAGGCGGATAGCTTGCATCGCGAATATCCGGGTCGAGCGAGATGTAAAAGTTCAGGTCTGTGACAACATCACTGGGCAC from the Candidatus Marimicrobium litorale genome contains:
- a CDS encoding TonB-dependent receptor family protein, which gives rise to MKRQLANPAVCGLLSLLSMTSTAADNPANSTSPPMEEVLVTGGKDAIRTLSGSAYLLDEAQLEEFDYPDLNKVLSTLPGVYIRQEDGFGLRPNIGLRGVTSERSQKITLLEDGVLITPAPYSAPAAYYIPNISRMRAVEVVKGPATIKIGPNNVGGAINLVTPPVPEERTGFVDLGVGTDGYEKYHAFFGDRLGDFGYWVEGLRYGSDGFKDLDGGGDTGFTRNDINAKLQWAPQDLLGFDQRFTLKLGYADENSDETYLGLTDEDFDRDPLRRYASSQLDNFDSEHIQAHFDHTLYLSEALTVGTQIYWNHYERSWNKLNGFIAGAGLSNILTQPQLFPRQLGIIRGEIDSNTSDSETLDVTDNDRDYDSEGIQFSVDSLIDQGAIQHQLEAGLRLHRDSINRDHFTRSYLMQDVELVSDGIDRGNKVLNKAETDAVATYIHDTVSWKNWKFNAGLRYEFIDSDFKDDLAGSKSSKSQDYFAPGAGAFWQYTDHLGFLVGVNKGYSPAGASADSNVDPEEAINYEYGLRFNKEEINVEVIGFFSDYKNLIGRCRASESGCEVGEEFNGGEVQVAGVEVYGQYVANAGGAIQFPVNLTYTYTESSFQNSFESSFSQWGNVRQGDELPYLPENVGRLQVGAQAAQWEAFAAVNYQDKMRDRAGRGSIDDAVHTDEYTTLDLSLLWRPNDTWLVQLNVDNATDEKAIVSWRPFGARPTSPRVYRARIRYTF
- a CDS encoding imelysin family protein, giving the protein MPEYLRLPVIPLALSLTLAACVDSGTGGSDSQPATGDNFDFTSMFVNYADNIILPNYAAVAELAAPLGTSSGSIASYCESIASTEESAARESAGSQWENLMDAVQATEMHLFGPALDNNSSLTYRLNSSAAGELSLCGVDQALVQASEDSSFSISSKTVVQRGIGAVEYLLFSEDLNHHCPSQIAETADWDARPDDEKKRLRCDYAITIAQDIADAAETLHDAWSSTSGDYRSRFVDPANVSDSLTALSDALFYLDLDVKDRKLGVPIGINDGCPGISCPDAVESPYREYSLAGIRANLLAFGTLMTGADGLGFDDLIDAAGMPELNRRFTDHTAIAVAVIDNSNDSLVTQAAALDTSAQETECINAFANPDFVGEFPACNLLGHIKALTDDLKVGFVAAINVDLPDRAQTDND
- a CDS encoding DUF4856 domain-containing protein, translating into MLFRYLLALTVILGTLTLAACGGGGGGGGGLGSNITAPDTDGDGVADENDNCVDDSNEDQADADVDGVGDACDALPATYAFEDDSGASTVSYTGQSARQVLVSDLVSAMLGLERNAATVPSDVVTDLNFYISLDPDIRDASYPPNFALSGGESIIVNDDDAPSETIVPGAISSGKDIISKFAGNDKEDHILGGEFFGWTGFSTPADLLNEYLRILAEETADTTDSIAIAGGTANIGTPTVTEEGLDLRQLIQKFTLGALTFSQGTADYMSIDYGSDANLTLAEGKSYTEGAHDFDEAFGYFGAARNYTEQGDAVIKDPAYQDSVVSDGAIDLRSEFNFANSTNCAKRDLGTAENSNPTDYTTEVFNAFVLGREILQNAANGATESSPGSLSAEASAALNAQIVIAAQTWEKCIAATVVHYINDTLGDMDNFVNEDFSDLDNFLTLAKHWAEMKGFALGLQFSPYSPFRTGAVNGTDVGANVNDLKEVLSLMGEAPVLADGTQNGSLFGGALSASEAKDAYRADLLAARDILERAYAFDSENVANW